Proteins from one Entomospira culicis genomic window:
- a CDS encoding DNA topoisomerase IV subunit A: MAQIKQIFDQNFLEYASYVIKDRAIPDIQDGLKPVQRRILYTLYRMDDGTTHKVAAVVGQTMFLHPHGDASIYEALVNLANKDLFIEKQGNFGNIFTGDSAAAARYIECALLPFAKEILFHPETMQFVPSYDGKFQEPVVLPVKIPLALILGAEGIAVGMSTRILPHNFVEVVDAVRKALRGEAFALYPDFPTGGLVDVSDYKDGLGKVVSRAKLDVVDNKRIVVRELAFGTTCESLISSIEDATRKGKLKVGAINDYTAGEVEIEIELPRGVHAQDVIPALYAFTKCEVAHHVHCLLIVDRKPKVMAISEVIHYHAKHLQELLKRELLVEQSALLAKIHARTLERIFIEEKVYQGLEHLKSAKAIDEHIRSALQPFAGVEFHDPLTDEDIERLLKLPIRRISLFDIDKNKKELAQMQKRLKEISKALGDLVSYALLYLDNLLVAESARFARKSEITDIDRVDYRQAALRNLKLRYDEKEGYLGTEITTGELIGECSEYDRVFYVGGDTIYRVIEMPKKLFIGKKALYVALFEKKILSEAIFNIVYKHKESGYPYLKRFKLNQWMLGKNYGPLLPSQGQLMHFFIGEYWQMIPTYKESNLLKEEEIFSTEQYLIKSSSTQGVRLKAKAIAKIKLKEKKI, from the coding sequence ATGGCACAAATCAAGCAAATTTTCGATCAAAATTTTTTAGAATATGCATCTTATGTAATTAAAGACCGCGCGATTCCCGACATTCAAGATGGGCTTAAGCCAGTACAGCGACGCATTTTGTACACGCTCTACCGCATGGATGATGGCACGACGCATAAAGTGGCGGCGGTGGTGGGACAGACGATGTTTTTGCATCCGCACGGCGATGCCTCTATCTATGAGGCGTTGGTTAATCTCGCCAATAAAGATCTCTTTATTGAGAAGCAAGGGAATTTCGGTAATATCTTTACAGGCGATAGCGCGGCTGCTGCGCGTTACATTGAGTGTGCGCTCTTGCCCTTTGCCAAGGAGATTCTCTTTCATCCAGAGACGATGCAATTTGTGCCTAGTTATGATGGCAAGTTTCAAGAGCCGGTGGTTTTGCCGGTAAAGATTCCTTTAGCGTTGATTTTGGGTGCAGAGGGGATTGCGGTGGGTATGAGTACGCGCATTCTTCCGCATAACTTTGTCGAGGTGGTTGATGCGGTACGTAAAGCCTTGCGCGGTGAAGCTTTTGCGCTCTATCCTGACTTTCCCACGGGCGGGCTCGTCGATGTGAGTGATTATAAGGATGGCTTGGGTAAGGTGGTATCACGCGCTAAGTTAGATGTCGTAGACAACAAGCGGATTGTGGTGCGCGAGCTGGCTTTTGGTACGACGTGTGAGTCGCTGATTAGTAGCATTGAGGATGCCACGCGTAAAGGCAAGCTCAAGGTGGGTGCAATTAACGACTATACCGCGGGTGAGGTGGAGATTGAAATCGAATTGCCCCGCGGGGTGCATGCCCAAGATGTGATTCCTGCCCTCTATGCCTTTACCAAGTGCGAAGTGGCGCATCATGTGCACTGCTTGTTGATTGTCGATCGTAAACCGAAGGTCATGGCAATCTCAGAGGTGATTCATTATCATGCTAAGCATCTGCAAGAGTTGCTCAAGCGCGAGCTCTTGGTGGAGCAATCGGCGCTTCTTGCCAAGATTCACGCGCGTACGCTAGAACGTATTTTTATTGAAGAGAAGGTCTATCAAGGGCTAGAGCATCTCAAGAGTGCCAAGGCTATCGACGAACATATCCGTAGCGCGCTCCAACCATTTGCTGGGGTGGAGTTTCACGACCCGCTTACTGATGAGGACATTGAGCGCTTGCTCAAGTTGCCGATTCGTCGCATTAGCCTCTTTGATATCGACAAGAATAAAAAAGAGCTTGCCCAAATGCAAAAACGGCTCAAAGAGATTAGCAAAGCGCTGGGCGATTTGGTGAGTTATGCGTTGCTCTATTTGGATAATTTGCTGGTTGCAGAGTCGGCGCGTTTTGCGCGTAAGAGCGAGATTACCGATATCGATCGGGTTGATTATCGCCAAGCAGCGCTACGCAACCTCAAGCTTCGCTACGACGAGAAAGAGGGCTATTTAGGCACAGAAATTACCACTGGAGAACTCATTGGCGAGTGCTCGGAGTATGATCGCGTCTTTTATGTGGGAGGCGATACGATCTATCGCGTTATCGAGATGCCCAAGAAGCTCTTTATTGGCAAGAAGGCACTCTATGTGGCGCTCTTTGAGAAGAAGATTTTATCTGAAGCTATCTTTAACATTGTCTACAAACACAAAGAGAGTGGCTACCCTTATCTTAAACGCTTTAAGCTCAACCAGTGGATGCTGGGTAAAAACTATGGCCCACTCTTGCCTAGTCAAGGGCAACTGATGCACTTCTTTATTGGCGAATACTGGCAGATGATCCCCACCTACAAAGAGTCTAACCTTTTGAAAGAAGAGGAAATATTCTCTACAGAACAGTATCTCATCAAGAGTAGCTCCACCCAAGGAGTACGTCTCAAAGCCAAAGCCATCGCTAAAATCAAGCTCAAGGAGAAAAAGATTTAA
- a CDS encoding ABC transporter ATP-binding protein gives MKVEVCLANFSYQRGAENLYTEDLNFTLDTGEILTILGANGVGKTTLLRCLVGLLPWRNGESYFNGKSLGAYRKIDFWREVGYVPIARRSTFELKVWEYVVLGRASYVGTFAQPSKRDRCLAQEKLETVGIGHLAEKSSHQISSGELQLASIARTLVSNPKLLLLDEPESHLDIQKQVAVLAVIKKLAKEHGITSIINTHYPNHAFYLADRVLLLGKGLPVKFGTLEDVMQVETLSTYFNVEVIKLQEQWGEEHLEVMVPRALAKGGKS, from the coding sequence ATGAAGGTAGAGGTGTGCTTGGCAAATTTTTCGTATCAACGTGGCGCAGAAAATTTATATACGGAGGATCTCAATTTTACCTTAGATACGGGGGAGATCTTGACAATTTTGGGCGCTAACGGCGTGGGAAAGACAACCCTTTTGCGTTGTTTGGTGGGATTGTTGCCTTGGCGAAACGGAGAGAGTTATTTTAATGGAAAGAGCCTTGGGGCGTATCGTAAAATTGACTTTTGGCGCGAGGTGGGCTATGTGCCGATTGCTAGGCGTAGTACCTTTGAGCTGAAGGTATGGGAGTATGTTGTTCTGGGTCGTGCTTCATACGTGGGGACGTTTGCACAACCATCTAAGCGGGATAGATGCTTGGCTCAAGAGAAATTAGAGACGGTGGGCATTGGGCATCTTGCAGAGAAGAGCTCGCACCAAATTAGCTCTGGCGAGTTGCAATTGGCCTCGATTGCTCGCACATTGGTTTCTAATCCAAAGCTTTTGCTCCTTGATGAACCAGAGTCGCACTTAGATATCCAAAAGCAGGTGGCGGTGCTTGCGGTTATCAAAAAGCTGGCCAAAGAGCATGGCATCACGAGTATCATTAATACGCATTATCCTAATCACGCTTTTTATCTTGCCGATCGGGTGTTGTTGCTGGGTAAGGGATTACCGGTAAAATTTGGCACGCTGGAGGATGTGATGCAGGTGGAGACGCTCTCAACCTATTTTAATGTCGAAGTGATCAAGCTCCAAGAGCAATGGGGTGAGGAGCATTTAGAGGTAATGGTGCCTAGAGCCTTGGCAAAAGGGGGGAAATCGTGA
- a CDS encoding FecCD family ABC transporter permease, whose product MMRVSRTGLWVVMALLPIVLGVAVLGFGRMQIAFSDVVGVLWSRVSGNGVSWPSVYEVVIFKIRIPRVLMALLLGGGLAVAGASLQGMFANPLVSSDILGVSAGAGFGAALGIIWWGTGLPTQMMALLGGLLAIFLVALLVGRGTRSIFVLVLAGVIVSALFQALISLMKFIADPEDKLPTITYWLMGSLSSVSYRDLQIALPLMGLSIGILWLLRWRINLLSLPEDELRSLGISVGLLKGLIIVSSTLIVATSVAVAGIIGWVGLVIPHMARMLVGANNQQVIPMSLLLGSSYLLVIDTLARSMSAVEMPISILTALIGAPVFALLLKRSQGAWR is encoded by the coding sequence ATGATGCGGGTGAGTCGGACGGGGTTGTGGGTAGTGATGGCGCTTTTGCCTATTGTGTTGGGGGTGGCGGTCTTGGGATTTGGTCGCATGCAGATTGCCTTTAGTGATGTGGTGGGCGTGCTCTGGAGTCGGGTTTCGGGCAATGGGGTGAGTTGGCCGTCGGTGTACGAAGTGGTGATCTTTAAAATACGTATTCCGCGCGTCTTGATGGCGTTGCTTTTGGGGGGTGGTTTAGCTGTGGCTGGTGCATCGTTACAGGGGATGTTTGCCAACCCATTAGTGAGTTCGGATATTTTAGGGGTATCGGCAGGGGCGGGCTTTGGTGCTGCTCTGGGGATTATCTGGTGGGGAACGGGCTTACCGACGCAGATGATGGCATTGTTGGGTGGGTTATTGGCGATCTTTTTGGTGGCTCTTTTGGTGGGCAGGGGAACAAGGTCGATTTTTGTGCTGGTGCTTGCTGGGGTCATCGTCTCGGCGCTCTTTCAGGCGCTTATTTCCTTGATGAAATTTATTGCTGATCCCGAAGATAAATTACCCACGATCACCTATTGGCTGATGGGTAGCTTGAGCAGTGTCAGCTATCGCGATTTACAGATTGCCCTGCCGTTGATGGGGTTGTCGATTGGGATCTTGTGGTTGTTGCGCTGGCGGATCAACTTGCTCTCCTTACCCGAAGATGAGCTACGATCGCTGGGCATCTCGGTGGGGTTACTCAAGGGGTTGATTATTGTGAGCTCTACCTTGATTGTGGCAACCAGTGTGGCGGTGGCAGGGATTATCGGCTGGGTTGGCTTGGTGATTCCGCATATGGCGAGGATGTTGGTGGGTGCGAATAATCAACAGGTTATCCCGATGAGCTTGTTGTTGGGGAGCAGTTATTTGCTGGTGATCGATACATTGGCGCGATCGATGAGCGCGGTGGAGATGCCGATCTCTATCTTGACGGCGTTGATAGGCGCGCCGGTCTTTGCATTATTGTTGAAACGATCCCAAGGAGCATGGCGATGA
- a CDS encoding ABC transporter substrate-binding protein, which translates to MYKRVGFAGICIALLLSCAPKEATHRLDAPEEVVVVDALAREVRVVVEPSRVVSGNILPFVPAWYVASGQTSSLVGVHPDSYEVARHTLLSRMSPEILQASSRFLQGGLLNVEELLALNPQVYVESELQLKNIEKMIEVGIPTLAIQARMIDETDPLETLHSWLDLVAIMMDDDARVVHFRTFVQESYDRVAQGLAGISPEERVRVLFIHTHTGALMRVTGSGFFGNQWITVAGGIPVTEAEVVRVQEVSMEQIYRWNPQVIIMTNFSAVTPEDILANRVAGQDWSVVDAVQNARVYATPTGIYRWASANGDAPLMFLWLAQKLYPNRFGYDMREETARYYQAFYGYALSDDELLMMSL; encoded by the coding sequence ATGTATAAGAGAGTGGGGTTTGCGGGAATATGCATAGCGCTTTTGTTGAGTTGTGCGCCAAAAGAGGCGACGCATAGGTTGGATGCGCCTGAAGAGGTTGTGGTGGTAGATGCGTTGGCGCGTGAGGTTAGGGTGGTTGTTGAGCCTAGTCGCGTAGTGAGCGGAAATATTTTACCCTTTGTGCCGGCGTGGTACGTCGCGAGTGGGCAGACAAGCTCTTTGGTGGGTGTGCATCCTGACTCGTACGAGGTGGCGCGTCATACGTTATTATCGCGGATGTCGCCAGAAATTTTGCAGGCATCCTCGCGTTTTTTGCAGGGTGGGTTGCTCAATGTGGAAGAGCTGCTTGCGCTAAATCCGCAAGTGTATGTTGAAAGTGAGCTTCAGCTAAAAAATATTGAAAAGATGATCGAGGTGGGTATCCCTACCTTGGCGATTCAGGCGCGGATGATCGATGAAACGGATCCCTTAGAGACGCTCCATAGCTGGCTCGATTTGGTCGCTATCATGATGGATGATGATGCACGCGTGGTGCATTTTCGTACATTCGTTCAAGAGAGTTACGATCGGGTGGCGCAAGGATTAGCCGGTATCTCCCCGGAAGAGCGTGTGCGGGTACTCTTTATCCACACGCATACTGGTGCATTGATGCGTGTTACAGGTAGTGGCTTTTTCGGGAATCAGTGGATTACGGTGGCAGGAGGTATTCCGGTTACCGAGGCAGAGGTGGTACGCGTGCAAGAGGTAAGCATGGAGCAGATTTATCGCTGGAATCCGCAAGTGATTATTATGACAAACTTTAGCGCCGTTACACCAGAGGATATTTTAGCAAATCGGGTGGCGGGGCAGGATTGGTCGGTGGTGGATGCGGTGCAAAACGCGCGCGTATATGCTACGCCTACGGGAATCTATCGTTGGGCGTCGGCAAACGGCGATGCACCTTTGATGTTCTTGTGGTTGGCGCAGAAGCTCTATCCTAATCGCTTTGGGTACGACATGCGCGAGGAGACGGCAAGGTACTATCAGGCATTTTATGGATACGCGCTTTCGGATGATGAATTATTGATGATGTCGCTTTAA
- a CDS encoding ABC transporter substrate-binding protein: MMKKIAGILVLSMIAGCTPKGDGEDALLGRSVVDQAKREVAMVGTPRRVVSGFTYPYVSAWYVATGSGEAMVGMHPSSYSAMEYSILANLSPELLASSTGFIQQGELNVEELLKLEPDLYLENFAFGKNIEKMEELGLATIALKTMSQAGGDPFATMQSWLDLTAEITDANTRVHHFSELAQEAKADVAQRLSGVTDGEKPRVLMIHSHDERTIMVYGAGIWGNYWIRSAGGIDVAEEQVQGTQAVNMEQIYAWDPDIILISNFTETHPIDLLNNRVTGQDWSVLSAVQRGKVYKIPLGVYRWSTPSGDAPLMLKWMAQTLHPERAQYDMESEIRTYYQTFYGYSLNEQDLESILFPARESARSELTLYINNLKN, from the coding sequence ATGATGAAGAAAATTGCGGGTATTTTGGTTCTTTCAATGATAGCTGGGTGTACGCCAAAGGGAGATGGCGAGGATGCATTGCTAGGGCGTTCGGTGGTTGATCAAGCAAAGAGAGAGGTGGCGATGGTTGGTACACCTAGGCGCGTGGTGAGTGGCTTTACCTATCCGTATGTCTCGGCGTGGTACGTGGCAACGGGCTCGGGCGAGGCGATGGTGGGTATGCATCCTAGCTCGTATAGTGCGATGGAGTATTCGATCTTGGCAAACTTATCCCCAGAGTTGCTGGCTAGTTCGACGGGATTTATTCAACAGGGGGAGCTTAATGTTGAAGAGCTGCTCAAGCTTGAGCCTGATCTCTATTTGGAGAATTTTGCTTTTGGGAAGAATATCGAAAAAATGGAAGAGCTTGGGTTAGCGACTATCGCACTGAAAACGATGAGTCAAGCTGGGGGCGATCCCTTTGCGACGATGCAGAGTTGGCTCGATTTGACCGCGGAGATTACCGATGCTAATACACGCGTGCATCACTTTAGCGAGCTTGCACAAGAGGCAAAGGCGGATGTTGCCCAGCGTTTATCTGGTGTAACCGATGGGGAGAAGCCTCGCGTCTTGATGATTCATAGCCATGATGAACGTACGATTATGGTATATGGTGCAGGTATTTGGGGTAACTACTGGATTAGAAGTGCTGGAGGTATCGATGTGGCGGAAGAGCAGGTGCAAGGCACGCAGGCCGTGAATATGGAGCAGATCTATGCGTGGGATCCCGATATCATTTTGATTAGCAACTTTACCGAGACGCACCCGATCGATCTCTTGAATAATCGGGTTACGGGACAAGATTGGTCGGTCTTATCGGCGGTGCAGAGGGGCAAGGTGTATAAGATTCCGCTGGGTGTCTATCGATGGTCTACCCCTAGTGGTGATGCGCCTTTGATGCTCAAGTGGATGGCACAAACGCTTCATCCAGAACGCGCACAGTACGATATGGAGTCGGAAATCCGCACCTACTATCAAACTTTCTATGGCTACTCGCTCAATGAGCAAGATCTCGAGAGTATCCTTTTTCCCGCACGAGAATCCGCACGTAGCGAACTAACACTATATATCAATAATCTCAAAAATTAA
- the prfA gene encoding peptide chain release factor 1 produces the protein MQNLEQKLKPIIAQHDEVSKLLSDPDVVKDMNRYRKLSQDFSRLEGVLQAHQAYQATILAIEKNREYIKSESDAELKALAQEELAESEASLIEQEKALKVMLIPADPLDGKNVIMEIRAGTGGDEAGLFAADLYRMYHRYAERQGWSFELLDANETTIGGFREVIVEISGSGVYGKLRYESGAHRVQRIPVTESSGRIQTSAATVAVLPEAEEADIVIRKEDLRIDTYRASGAGGQHINKTDSAVRITHLPTGVVVAMQDSRSQIKNREKAMNILRSRLLEAEEAKNASQRADARKNQVGSGDRSERIRTYNYPQGRVTDHRIGLTLYKLDKIMDGDLTDLIDPLILTASGEEILSNSED, from the coding sequence ATGCAAAATCTAGAACAAAAACTCAAACCCATCATCGCCCAGCACGATGAAGTGAGCAAGCTCCTTAGCGATCCCGACGTGGTCAAAGATATGAATCGCTACCGCAAACTTAGCCAAGATTTCTCGCGCTTAGAGGGTGTCCTTCAAGCACACCAAGCCTATCAAGCCACTATTTTAGCCATAGAAAAAAATCGTGAATATATCAAGTCCGAAAGCGATGCCGAGCTCAAAGCCCTAGCCCAAGAGGAGTTAGCCGAATCAGAAGCCTCCCTTATTGAGCAAGAGAAGGCGCTCAAAGTGATGCTCATCCCCGCCGATCCCCTCGACGGCAAGAACGTCATCATGGAGATCCGTGCCGGTACCGGAGGCGACGAAGCGGGGCTCTTTGCTGCCGATCTTTATCGTATGTATCATCGTTATGCCGAGCGTCAAGGCTGGAGTTTTGAGCTCCTTGATGCCAATGAGACCACCATTGGTGGGTTTCGTGAAGTTATCGTTGAAATCTCTGGATCAGGCGTTTATGGTAAACTGCGCTATGAGTCAGGCGCGCATCGTGTGCAACGCATCCCGGTAACCGAGAGTAGCGGACGCATTCAGACCTCCGCGGCGACGGTTGCCGTCTTGCCTGAAGCCGAAGAAGCCGATATTGTCATCCGTAAAGAAGATCTGCGCATCGACACCTACCGCGCCAGTGGCGCTGGTGGTCAGCATATCAACAAAACCGACTCTGCCGTGCGCATTACACACCTTCCCACTGGCGTCGTCGTTGCCATGCAAGATAGCCGTAGCCAGATCAAAAACCGAGAAAAGGCGATGAATATCTTGCGCAGTCGTCTTTTAGAGGCAGAAGAGGCGAAAAATGCCTCCCAGCGCGCCGATGCCCGTAAAAATCAAGTGGGTTCCGGCGATCGCTCCGAGCGTATCCGTACCTACAACTATCCCCAAGGGCGCGTTACCGATCACCGTATTGGCTTAACGCTCTACAAGCTAGACAAGATCATGGATGGCGATCTCACCGATCTCATCGATCCGCTCATTTTGACTGCCAGTGGCGAAGAGATTCTTAGCAATAGCGAGGATTAA
- a CDS encoding NgoPII family restriction endonuclease: MPANLLQALARIVQQPIPNLKDVTSAKNRANSLGVSLEEYIKDAFADTFHTSDAQARLNKLAGTFSYLGSQNNPPDMMLRGGDAIEVKKITARNADLALNSSYPKTQLMRDNPMLTKECRQCEWWQEKDLIYAVGLVDKSQLSALAFVYGIDYVASAPTYERIKASMSTGIASIPEVEFAPTNELGRVNKVDPLGNTYLRIRGMWHISNPWRSFDYLPQPPTHAAFSLMAIINDEKFLAFPQNDRNALLALTVDHPTLNIANVVIKEPDDPSQTKSAKLITLYL; encoded by the coding sequence ATGCCGGCTAACCTGCTTCAGGCTCTTGCTCGCATTGTTCAGCAACCGATCCCCAACCTTAAGGATGTTACTTCTGCTAAGAATCGGGCCAATAGCTTGGGAGTCTCACTGGAAGAGTACATTAAGGACGCATTTGCCGATACCTTTCATACCAGTGATGCGCAAGCGCGTCTCAACAAGCTAGCAGGGACGTTCTCTTATCTGGGAAGCCAAAATAATCCGCCCGACATGATGCTTCGTGGAGGAGATGCCATCGAGGTAAAGAAGATCACCGCACGAAATGCTGATCTTGCGCTCAATAGTTCTTATCCAAAGACCCAACTTATGCGCGATAATCCAATGCTCACCAAAGAGTGCCGTCAATGCGAGTGGTGGCAAGAGAAAGATCTTATCTATGCTGTAGGCTTGGTGGATAAGAGCCAGCTTAGTGCGCTTGCCTTTGTCTACGGTATCGATTACGTTGCCAGCGCACCCACCTACGAGCGCATTAAAGCATCGATGAGTACCGGCATCGCCTCTATTCCTGAAGTTGAATTTGCACCCACTAATGAACTAGGACGCGTCAATAAAGTTGACCCCCTTGGCAACACCTACCTCAGAATTCGTGGGATGTGGCACATCAGTAATCCATGGCGAAGCTTCGACTACCTCCCCCAACCACCCACACACGCGGCCTTCTCGCTCATGGCAATCATCAATGACGAAAAATTTCTCGCCTTTCCCCAAAACGATCGCAACGCGCTTCTCGCGCTCACGGTCGATCATCCCACGCTAAACATCGCCAACGTCGTCATTAAAGAGCCCGATGATCCCAGCCAAACCAAGAGCGCCAAGCTCATCACCCTTTATCTATAG
- a CDS encoding DNA cytosine methyltransferase, whose product MNIISLFSGAGGMDLGFQKAGFRVIWANEYDKSIWETYEKNHLSPLDKRDIREINSNEIPACDGIIGGPPCQSWSAAGMLRGINDLRGQLFYEFIRILKDKQPKFFVAENVTGMLADLHQDAVKRILADFTKAGYQTHIKVLNANHFGVAQDRKRVFYVGFRRDLTIPFAWPEPLLSRPTLSDAIADLQASALPASEGNKHQQHLPIANHEYMTGGFSTLYMSRNRVRGWDEPSFTIQAGGRHAPLHPQAPKMLFVDKDKRIFLPGHEHLYRRLTVRECARIQSFPDDFIFHYRDIAHGYKMVGNAVPVTLAYHLGKAIYQALAHAKPSTKRKKKEIKP is encoded by the coding sequence ATGAATATTATCAGCTTATTTTCGGGCGCCGGTGGCATGGATCTAGGGTTTCAAAAGGCAGGCTTTCGCGTAATCTGGGCAAACGAATACGACAAGAGCATCTGGGAGACCTACGAGAAGAACCACCTTAGTCCGCTAGATAAGCGCGACATTCGCGAGATTAACTCTAACGAAATTCCCGCCTGCGATGGCATTATTGGAGGTCCGCCCTGCCAAAGCTGGAGCGCTGCAGGGATGTTGCGCGGTATCAACGACTTACGCGGACAACTCTTCTATGAATTTATCCGTATCTTAAAGGATAAACAGCCCAAATTTTTTGTCGCCGAGAATGTAACAGGCATGCTCGCCGATCTCCATCAAGATGCTGTGAAACGCATCCTTGCCGACTTTACCAAGGCAGGCTACCAAACCCACATTAAAGTGCTCAACGCCAACCACTTCGGCGTAGCACAAGATCGAAAGCGAGTCTTTTATGTGGGCTTTCGTCGCGATCTCACCATCCCCTTTGCCTGGCCCGAACCACTGCTCTCCCGTCCCACGCTAAGCGACGCTATCGCCGATCTCCAAGCAAGCGCGCTTCCTGCCAGCGAAGGCAATAAGCACCAGCAACACCTTCCCATTGCCAACCACGAGTATATGACTGGGGGTTTCTCTACCCTCTACATGTCGCGCAATCGGGTGAGAGGGTGGGATGAGCCCTCATTTACCATTCAAGCCGGAGGACGCCATGCGCCCCTGCATCCGCAAGCGCCCAAAATGCTCTTTGTTGATAAGGATAAGCGCATCTTTCTCCCCGGACACGAACATCTCTACCGTCGGCTCACCGTGCGAGAGTGCGCGCGCATCCAGAGCTTTCCGGATGACTTTATCTTCCACTACCGCGACATCGCCCACGGCTACAAGATGGTGGGTAATGCCGTACCCGTTACCCTCGCCTATCATCTGGGTAAAGCGATCTATCAGGCGCTAGCCCACGCCAAGCCATCAACCAAACGAAAAAAGAAAGAGATAAAACCCTAA
- a CDS encoding RDD family protein, which yields MIYLKRIASFMIDFYIIIFLWGSSVKFIAMLSSASGVMVPETVFAHLLSPVFLGIVAGTYVFLAKRTLGQRILGLEFYRKDGTKITFCRNAVVHGLLAYPFLTISVIPNIIFSYTKESLWMDG from the coding sequence GTGATATATCTTAAGAGAATAGCTTCGTTTATGATTGATTTTTATATCATAATTTTTTTATGGGGCTCTAGTGTAAAATTCATCGCCATGCTATCGTCAGCCAGTGGAGTGATGGTTCCTGAGACAGTTTTTGCCCATCTATTGTCGCCAGTTTTTTTGGGGATTGTGGCAGGTACGTATGTTTTTCTAGCCAAAAGAACACTAGGACAGCGGATTCTTGGGTTAGAGTTTTATCGTAAAGATGGTACAAAGATAACCTTTTGCCGTAATGCGGTGGTGCATGGTCTGCTTGCTTATCCCTTTCTCACGATCTCGGTCATTCCCAACATCATTTTTAGCTACACCAAAGAGAGCTTATGGATGGATGGATAG
- a CDS encoding tetratricopeptide repeat protein — protein MKQWINHFNVSRWVGVTLLCLGTLPLSLWAQSADELLEMHFHRGRQLLFSGESMEHAIEDFSYVLSEDFLHFEARLFRAIAYFELGEIELAKADALYARHLHEADARLNGVLGIIAMREGRYPQASDFFTRQMQLDPNNPQAYINRAWALLMLPHYEELALADYQQALERDPDNVTALFSQLEPLLRLGRTDEAHTEITRIIHLYPELTELYAKRAQIRLLLGEEERALADYQQVLRLITESEFDLMLHAMRGIASIYLSQENWQATLVYSQAVLTLTNEEDAEALVLQGRALLGIYQTTGEADIFSEAQRLFLLAIERGFLNIVYLERLLHEANADYTVEFSLIEEVLE, from the coding sequence ATGAAGCAATGGATAAATCATTTTAATGTAAGCAGATGGGTGGGAGTTACTCTTCTTTGTTTGGGCACTTTGCCCTTATCGCTTTGGGCGCAGAGCGCCGATGAGTTGCTCGAGATGCACTTTCACCGTGGGCGACAATTGCTCTTCTCTGGGGAGAGTATGGAGCATGCAATTGAGGACTTTTCGTATGTCTTGTCGGAAGATTTTCTCCACTTTGAGGCACGTCTCTTTCGCGCCATCGCCTACTTCGAGTTAGGTGAGATCGAGCTAGCCAAAGCCGATGCGCTCTATGCGCGTCATTTACACGAGGCGGATGCGCGTCTTAATGGTGTCTTGGGCATTATTGCCATGCGCGAGGGGCGTTATCCGCAAGCGAGCGACTTTTTTACCCGTCAAATGCAGTTAGACCCCAATAATCCACAAGCCTACATCAATCGGGCGTGGGCGCTCCTGATGCTTCCGCATTATGAAGAGCTAGCATTAGCAGATTATCAACAAGCGTTGGAACGAGATCCCGATAACGTAACAGCGCTCTTTAGCCAGCTTGAACCGCTCTTACGTTTGGGGCGAACCGACGAGGCGCACACCGAGATCACCCGTATCATCCACCTCTACCCCGAACTTACCGAGCTCTACGCTAAGCGCGCACAAATTCGCCTCCTATTGGGTGAAGAGGAGCGTGCACTGGCTGACTATCAGCAGGTCTTGCGCCTCATCACCGAGAGTGAATTCGATCTGATGCTCCATGCGATGCGCGGTATCGCCTCGATCTACCTTAGCCAAGAGAATTGGCAAGCCACGCTGGTCTACAGCCAAGCGGTGCTCACCCTCACCAATGAAGAAGATGCAGAGGCACTCGTGTTACAAGGGCGCGCGCTCTTAGGCATTTACCAAACCACGGGCGAAGCCGATATCTTTAGCGAGGCACAACGCCTCTTTTTGTTAGCAATCGAACGGGGCTTTCTCAATATCGTCTACCTCGAGCGCCTCTTGCACGAGGCCAACGCCGATTATACCGTGGAATTTTCATTGATAGAGGAGGTTTTGGAGTGA